A stretch of DNA from Agrobacterium cucumeris:
TAGAGTTCGCGACATTTCTATGATCGGGTTGCCGAGTGAGAACAGGAACCACAGTGCGTTTGACCGACGAAATCTGCAAGTGTCATGCAATTCCTGGCCGGTAATGGCATTCAACGCTGACGTCGCTTTTCTCAGGTTTTTGGGCAAGCAGCCTGTGTAACTGAATTCGCCGGGTGTCCAATCTTTCCCCATTGTCTCGCCCAAATGACCATAGCAGCGTTAGCAGTTACGGCGATATCTCTGGAGTAAACTACGACCGCAAAGGGGTGGGTAGTGATTTTAGGGCCTAAGATCGAGCAACAACTTCCTGGCCCGGACACGGTGAGACGAGCACTTGATCAGTTGTTTGCCTCAGATGTTTTTAGCAAATCCGAAAGGATGCGGAGCTTTCTTGAATATATCGTTACCGAGACGATAGAGGGGCGCGGTGATCGCATAAAGGCCTACAGTATCGCTCTGGAAGTCTTTGGTCGTCAGGCGGACTTTGATGGGACGGAAGACCCAATAGTACGCACAGCTGCAAACCGCCTTCGCAATGCTCTCGAGCGCTATAACGCTTCGCCTCAGAGCAAGTTGTCTCCTCTTCTCATCAGCTTGCCACGCGGCAGATATGTGCCCGTTTTCGAGTCCAACTCCGATGAGGAGCCTAATGCTGACACACAAGAGAAAAACGAGGTCAGTACTCTTGCGCTCCCGCGCCGATACCTCTCCTGGCGCGTTATTGTCATAGTCTTGAGCTTCATCGCCGTAACGATACTCGGCTCAATTCAGTTGCTACCTAACCTGTTTAACAAGGCGACCGCATCGCGAGGGGCTACCGTTCCGCTGCTTCTTGTTCAGAATACTCAATTCACACCGGGCAGCGACCCTGCCAAGCGGTTGGCGCATGACCTCTCGGAGCTAATCGCAATCAAGCTCGCTGCCCATGGCAGCGCTGGGGTTGTGGACTTGGCGAGGGAGCCAGGCAATGTTGCCTACGAGACTGCAGGACGAAATCTGACGCGGGTCGTCTACACGCTGGATTCGGCCATTGTCGATCAAGGCGGGGAGCTAGCTTTAGTCTGGAAACTCAACGATGCTCATACGCGAGAGGTGTCGTGGACTGACCATGTTTCGCTGGGAACCCCGAATGAAGATACTGTGAACAACGCAGTGGATGCTTTAGTTCGCGGAGTAGTTGGCATGGAGGGTGCGATAGCGAGCCTTGAATCGACGCATCAAGGCGAGATCAGTTGTCTTACACCAATGGAACGTGTCGCGCTGGTATATGTGGATCAGTCCCTTCCTGATATACGCGCCTGCCTCGAAAGTGTAGTATCAAAGTATCCATTGAATTCCCAGGCTTGGGCAATATTGGCTCGTGTCTACTTCCGTCTCGGCAGAGACGCCGCATCCCGCGGCGAAGATCCCAGCGAATATGGAGGGCTTTTGCGCACTGCAGCGCAAAAAGCAATGGACCTGTCACCTCGTTCGTTCGCTCCTCAACTAGCTGCCCTTTATGTCGCTTACAGTGCCGGTGATTTGGATACATATGAGCGCCTGAGTCGAAAGATGCTCACAGTGTTTCAGGACCCTCATCTCAAGTTAATTGTTGGAAACGCGCTTTGGAGTATCGGACAAAGAGGCGAAGGCGTCGAACTGGTTGCGAAAGGCATTGAGGAGACTGGTGATGTGGGGAGCCTAGGCTACCTTGTACTGGCATCAGACCGCTATGAGCGTCAGGATTTTACTGGGGCCCTGGAGATGCTTGAGCGGATTTATAGACGAGAATTTTATCGAATTGATCTTCTTCAGGCGGCGGCGCTGGCGAAACTGGGGCGGAAAGACGATGCCCGTGCCGCGATCCAACGCCTTCATGATAAACGTCCCGGCTACGAAAACCACCTCTACTTCGATTTCCGTCACAACAATTTTCCCGAACCAATGATCGAGCACCTTGCTGAGGGGCTTCGTGAGGCGGGCCTGATC
This window harbors:
- a CDS encoding tetratricopeptide repeat protein, producing MILGPKIEQQLPGPDTVRRALDQLFASDVFSKSERMRSFLEYIVTETIEGRGDRIKAYSIALEVFGRQADFDGTEDPIVRTAANRLRNALERYNASPQSKLSPLLISLPRGRYVPVFESNSDEEPNADTQEKNEVSTLALPRRYLSWRVIVIVLSFIAVTILGSIQLLPNLFNKATASRGATVPLLLVQNTQFTPGSDPAKRLAHDLSELIAIKLAAHGSAGVVDLAREPGNVAYETAGRNLTRVVYTLDSAIVDQGGELALVWKLNDAHTREVSWTDHVSLGTPNEDTVNNAVDALVRGVVGMEGAIASLESTHQGEISCLTPMERVALVYVDQSLPDIRACLESVVSKYPLNSQAWAILARVYFRLGRDAASRGEDPSEYGGLLRTAAQKAMDLSPRSFAPQLAALYVAYSAGDLDTYERLSRKMLTVFQDPHLKLIVGNALWSIGQRGEGVELVAKGIEETGDVGSLGYLVLASDRYERQDFTGALEMLERIYRREFYRIDLLQAAALAKLGRKDDARAAIQRLHDKRPGYENHLYFDFRHNNFPEPMIEHLAEGLREAGLIVPIPVENPK